From one Trueperella pyogenes genomic stretch:
- the rplR gene encoding 50S ribosomal protein L18, which yields MTTHKFAARKRRHQRLRKRVIGSAERPRLAVSRSNRHMIAQIIDDAEGKTLAYASTLEADFPSDTEGKVGAARIVGERIGKRAMDAGITAVVFDRGGNKYHGRVAAVAEGAREAGLNL from the coding sequence ATGACTACTCACAAGTTCGCTGCGCGCAAGCGCCGCCACCAGCGTCTTCGCAAGCGCGTTATTGGCTCCGCCGAGCGTCCTCGTCTGGCTGTTTCGCGTTCGAACCGTCACATGATCGCTCAGATCATCGACGACGCCGAAGGCAAGACTCTGGCATACGCCTCCACTCTCGAAGCCGACTTCCCGTCGGATACTGAGGGCAAGGTCGGCGCCGCCCGCATCGTGGGTGAGCGCATTGGTAAGCGCGCGATGGACGCCGGCATCACCGCCGTCGTCTTCGATCGCGGTGGAAACAAGTATCACGGTCGCGTGGCCGCGGTTGCCGAAGGCGCCCGCGAAGCCGGCCTGAACCTGTGA
- the rpsE gene encoding 30S ribosomal protein S5, which translates to MAAEQRGRRSEGDREERGNNRERRNERRTDRRADDRNTYVERVVTINRVAKTVKGGRRMSFTALVVVGDGNGTVGVGYGKAKEVPAAIAKGTEKAKKNFFKIPRIGTTIPHVVQGEDAAGVVLLRPASAGTGVIAGGAVRAVMEAAGVHDILSKSLGSSNVINIVHATVAALKKLEQPEAVAARRGLPVDRVAPAAMLRARAEYEAKEREDAELEAKREENEAAAAGVGA; encoded by the coding sequence ATGGCTGCAGAGCAGCGTGGACGCCGCTCCGAAGGGGACCGCGAAGAGCGCGGTAACAACCGAGAGCGTCGCAATGAGCGTCGTACCGATCGTCGCGCAGATGACAGGAACACCTACGTCGAGCGCGTCGTCACCATCAACCGTGTTGCTAAGACCGTCAAGGGTGGTCGCCGCATGTCCTTCACCGCGCTCGTGGTGGTAGGCGACGGCAACGGCACCGTCGGTGTGGGCTACGGCAAGGCTAAGGAAGTCCCCGCGGCAATCGCCAAGGGCACCGAGAAGGCGAAGAAGAACTTCTTCAAGATTCCGCGAATTGGCACCACCATTCCGCACGTCGTGCAGGGTGAGGACGCCGCCGGCGTCGTCCTCCTGCGTCCAGCTTCCGCTGGTACCGGCGTTATCGCGGGCGGTGCGGTTCGCGCCGTCATGGAGGCCGCCGGCGTCCATGACATCCTCTCGAAGTCTCTTGGCTCGTCCAACGTGATTAACATCGTCCATGCAACCGTCGCGGCGCTCAAGAAGCTTGAGCAGCCGGAGGCAGTGGCAGCACGCCGCGGCCTGCCGGTCGATCGAGTTGCTCCGGCCGCGATGCTCCGCGCTCGTGCTGAGTACGAGGCCAAGGAACGCGAGGACGCCGAGCTCGAAGCTAAGCGCGAAGAGAACGAGGCCGCCGCCGCAGGAGTTGGTGCATAA
- the rpmD gene encoding 50S ribosomal protein L30, which yields MLKITQKKGLVGATQTQKATIASLGLHKIHQSVTHQDNAAIRGQIRKVAHLVEVEEVK from the coding sequence ATGCTGAAGATTACGCAGAAGAAGGGCCTTGTTGGGGCCACGCAGACCCAGAAGGCAACCATTGCCTCCCTTGGCCTGCATAAGATTCACCAGTCGGTGACCCATCAGGATAATGCCGCCATCCGCGGCCAGATCCGCAAGGTTGCTCACTTGGTGGAAGTGGAGGAGGTCAAGTAA
- the rplO gene encoding 50S ribosomal protein L15: MADSTTKSSPLKIHDLRPAPGSNKPKIRAGRGEGGKRGKTAGRGTKGTRARNTVRPGFEGGQMPLHMRLPKLRGFKNPAKVYFQVVNLDALNELFPQGGDVTVEALVEKGAVRKNRPVKILGTGEITVKVNAVVDAWSSSAKEKIEAAGGSLSAR; encoded by the coding sequence ATGGCTGATTCGACGACCAAGTCTTCGCCTTTGAAGATCCATGACTTGCGCCCGGCACCGGGCTCGAACAAGCCCAAGATCCGTGCGGGTCGCGGTGAAGGCGGCAAGCGTGGCAAGACCGCAGGACGCGGTACCAAGGGCACTCGCGCCCGTAACACGGTTCGTCCGGGCTTCGAGGGTGGTCAGATGCCGCTTCACATGCGTCTGCCCAAGCTTCGTGGCTTCAAGAACCCGGCCAAGGTCTACTTCCAGGTCGTGAACCTTGACGCTCTGAACGAGCTGTTCCCGCAGGGCGGCGACGTCACTGTGGAAGCGCTTGTCGAGAAGGGTGCTGTTCGCAAGAACCGCCCTGTCAAGATTCTCGGTACTGGAGAGATCACCGTTAAGGTCAACGCGGTTGTTGACGCCTGGTCTTCCTCCGCCAAGGAGAAGATTGAGGCTGCTGGCGGCTCGCTGTCCGCTCGGTAA
- the secY gene encoding preprotein translocase subunit SecY → MFKALVSAFRTPDLRRKLLFTMMIMAIYRLGTYMPAPFVSYSNVKQCLAEQGTADLLTMMNMFSGGGLLQLSVFALGIMPYITASIIVQLMRVVIPRFEELHKEGQTGQAKLTEYTRYLTIFLAILQASVMVSVANSSFFQMCTVDPIPNPSPGKYLLTILAVTAGTGLVMWLGEQITERGVGNGMSLLIFTGIAASFPTMLTNVYRSDGGLSRLFIVLAMFLAITLVVVFVEQSQRRIPVQYAKRVVGRRTYGGTSTYIPIKINMANVIPVIFASSILALPQMVAGFGDRNSAWVQWVHNNFSNGSVWYLTTYAVLIVFFAFFYTSITFNPEEIADNMKRYGGFVPGIRAGQPTADYLRYVINRINWVGALYLAIIAMIPQVVFNAMGIHSLSFGGTSIIILVGVGLQTVKDIDAQLQQRHYEGFLR, encoded by the coding sequence TTGTTCAAAGCATTGGTATCGGCATTCCGCACTCCGGATTTGAGGCGCAAGCTTCTCTTCACCATGATGATCATGGCGATTTATCGGCTCGGCACGTATATGCCTGCTCCGTTCGTATCTTATTCGAACGTCAAGCAATGTTTGGCTGAGCAAGGCACAGCAGATCTGCTGACGATGATGAATATGTTCTCAGGTGGCGGCCTGCTCCAGCTGTCTGTTTTCGCGCTGGGCATCATGCCTTACATTACGGCCTCCATCATTGTTCAGCTGATGCGCGTGGTGATCCCCAGGTTTGAAGAGCTTCACAAGGAAGGCCAGACCGGCCAAGCAAAGCTGACCGAGTACACCCGCTATCTCACAATTTTCTTGGCGATCCTCCAGGCCTCGGTGATGGTGTCGGTTGCAAACTCCTCCTTCTTCCAGATGTGCACGGTCGATCCGATTCCGAACCCGTCGCCTGGAAAGTACCTGCTGACCATCTTGGCCGTGACTGCCGGTACAGGTCTGGTGATGTGGCTTGGCGAACAGATCACCGAGCGCGGAGTGGGTAACGGCATGTCCCTCCTCATCTTCACAGGTATCGCCGCGTCGTTCCCGACTATGCTCACGAACGTTTACCGTTCCGACGGCGGCCTGTCCCGTCTGTTCATCGTCCTGGCTATGTTTTTGGCCATCACGCTCGTGGTCGTGTTCGTTGAGCAGTCCCAGCGTCGTATTCCCGTCCAGTACGCCAAGCGCGTGGTCGGCCGTCGTACCTATGGCGGTACCTCTACTTACATTCCGATCAAGATCAATATGGCGAACGTGATCCCCGTGATCTTCGCATCGTCTATCTTGGCTCTTCCGCAAATGGTGGCGGGCTTCGGCGATCGTAATTCTGCCTGGGTGCAGTGGGTACACAATAACTTCAGCAATGGCTCGGTGTGGTACCTGACCACCTACGCGGTGCTCATTGTCTTCTTTGCCTTCTTCTACACGTCGATCACCTTCAACCCGGAGGAGATCGCGGACAATATGAAGCGTTATGGCGGCTTCGTGCCAGGTATTCGTGCCGGTCAGCCGACTGCCGACTACCTGCGCTACGTCATTAACCGGATTAATTGGGTTGGTGCCCTCTACCTGGCCATCATCGCCATGATCCCGCAGGTTGTATTCAACGCTATGGGTATTCATTCCCTATCCTTCGGCGGAACGTCGATTATCATTTTGGTAGGCGTCGGCCTCCAGACTGTCAAGGATATCGACGCTCAACTCCAGCAGCGTCACTATGAAGGATTCCTCCGATGA
- a CDS encoding adenylate kinase gives MNYRLVIVGPPGAGKGTQAASVSEQFGISWISTGQAFRDAIASGSELGDLIASYINAGNLVPDELTDRLVANRLDESGADGFLLDGYPRTLEQVTALDSMLEERGAQIDAVIELDFPDDAIVDRLLHRAELEGRKDDTAEVIRHRIEVYHEKTQPLLDVYRERGLLVRVDGSGTIEEVRDRLVAECQAFLNTRGRTA, from the coding sequence ATGAATTACCGTCTCGTCATTGTCGGCCCGCCGGGGGCTGGCAAGGGCACCCAGGCAGCGAGCGTTTCTGAGCAATTTGGCATTTCGTGGATCTCCACGGGTCAAGCATTTCGTGACGCAATTGCGTCGGGCTCGGAGCTGGGCGACTTGATCGCCTCCTACATCAATGCGGGCAATCTTGTGCCCGATGAGCTCACTGACCGCTTGGTAGCGAACCGCCTGGACGAGTCGGGTGCCGATGGCTTTTTACTTGACGGCTACCCGCGTACGCTCGAACAGGTCACGGCGCTCGATAGCATGCTCGAAGAACGCGGAGCTCAGATCGACGCCGTTATCGAACTCGACTTCCCGGACGATGCGATTGTGGATCGTCTCCTGCACCGCGCGGAGCTTGAAGGCCGTAAGGACGACACCGCGGAGGTCATCCGGCACCGCATCGAGGTCTACCACGAGAAAACGCAGCCGCTTCTTGACGTCTACCGGGAGCGTGGCCTGCTTGTGCGGGTCGACGGCAGTGGGACTATCGAAGAGGTGCGCGATCGCTTGGTGGCCGAGTGCCAAGCCTTTCTCAATACGCGGGGGCGCACCGCGTGA
- the map gene encoding type I methionyl aminopeptidase: protein MIEYKSDAQILAMRKAGLVVAAIHDALRANVRAGLTTADLDAIALDVLQAHGAVSNFYGYYDYPSQICTSVNDVVVHGIPGDLVLQPGDLVSMDCGAIVEGWHGDAAISVVLPGGDPEVRQARERLNEITRGSLWAGIAAMATGKRVSDIGNAIDDFVTDRDEADQPDILLDYVGHGIGTAMHQDPEVLNYRTSGRSPKLKKGMVLCIEPMLAAGNQATTVDDDGWTVRTADGSDSCHWEHMVAKHKRGIWVLTAPDGGAAGLAPFGITPVPLDAE, encoded by the coding sequence GTGATTGAATACAAGTCTGATGCGCAGATCCTGGCCATGCGGAAAGCTGGTCTGGTGGTGGCGGCCATCCATGACGCGCTTCGGGCGAATGTACGTGCGGGGCTGACTACGGCGGATCTCGACGCGATCGCGCTCGACGTCCTGCAGGCTCATGGCGCTGTGTCGAATTTTTACGGTTATTACGACTATCCGAGCCAGATCTGCACGTCTGTCAACGACGTCGTCGTCCACGGTATCCCTGGTGACCTCGTGTTGCAGCCGGGAGACTTGGTGTCGATGGACTGCGGCGCGATTGTAGAGGGTTGGCATGGCGATGCGGCGATCTCGGTGGTGCTGCCTGGAGGAGATCCTGAGGTGCGCCAGGCGCGCGAACGGCTCAATGAGATCACTCGCGGCTCCCTGTGGGCGGGCATCGCGGCGATGGCTACCGGTAAGCGTGTGAGCGACATCGGCAACGCCATCGACGATTTCGTGACCGACCGAGATGAGGCCGATCAGCCTGATATCTTGCTCGACTACGTCGGCCACGGCATCGGTACCGCCATGCACCAGGACCCGGAGGTGCTCAACTATCGCACCTCCGGCCGCAGCCCAAAGCTCAAGAAGGGCATGGTGCTGTGTATCGAACCGATGCTCGCGGCTGGCAACCAGGCCACGACCGTCGACGACGACGGTTGGACCGTTCGTACCGCCGACGGCTCGGATTCGTGCCACTGGGAGCATATGGTGGCTAAGCATAAGCGCGGCATATGGGTGCTCACAGCGCCCGACGGCGGCGCCGCAGGCTTGGCTCCCTTCGGTATTACCCCCGTCCCGCTCGACGCGGAGTGA
- the infA gene encoding translation initiation factor IF-1 yields the protein MAKKEGVIEVEGSVTEALPNAMFRVQLENGHMVLAHISGKMRQHYIKILPEDRVVVELTPYDLSRGRIVYRYK from the coding sequence ATGGCGAAAAAAGAAGGCGTCATCGAAGTAGAGGGTTCGGTCACTGAGGCTTTGCCCAATGCGATGTTTCGTGTCCAGTTGGAGAACGGGCACATGGTGCTCGCTCACATCTCAGGCAAGATGCGCCAGCACTACATCAAGATCCTTCCGGAAGATCGCGTCGTCGTAGAGCTCACGCCCTACGATCTCAGTCGCGGTCGGATCGTTTATCGCTACAAGTAA
- the rpmJ gene encoding 50S ribosomal protein L36, with product MKVKPSVKRICDSCRVIRRHGRVMVICDNPRHKQRQG from the coding sequence ATGAAGGTCAAGCCTAGTGTTAAGAGGATCTGCGACAGCTGCAGGGTGATCCGTCGCCACGGTCGCGTCATGGTTATCTGCGATAACCCGCGCCACAAGCAGCGTCAGGGCTAA